A part of Caretta caretta isolate rCarCar2 chromosome 1, rCarCar1.hap1, whole genome shotgun sequence genomic DNA contains:
- the KBTBD3 gene encoding kelch repeat and BTB domain-containing protein 3 translates to MDNQQDFISISTCSGISVPEKKINSLVAEDHGQQILNVLQSFRENNIFFDFKILVKDEIIPCHRCVLAACSDFFRAMFEVNMKERDDGNVTISNLSPKAVKAFLDYAYTGKTEITNDNVEMFFQLSSFLQVSHLSKACSDFLIESIDLGNCLQLLSISESYGSVHLFDHALEFAQHCFSLLLKSSDFLEMNFEILQKCIEADELYVLEEESVLKAVLQWTKHNLETRQKHLHHLIKKVRLHQLPEKTLKDLLHSEEYLLQSTDCLGIINDAIKSVQNSSGLFPDARPSTTEKYIFVHKTEENGENRHTFCYNIKTDKWRELPHTHIIYLPGSSLSSYGEKIFITGGCKGNCCRTVRLHIAEPFHDATDQTWCYCPVSNDFSVVSAMKKPRTMHTSVMTLNQLFIIGGKTKGAQDIRSLLDVESYNPLSKEWKSVSPLPRGIYYPEASACENIIYVLGAEVEITDAFNPSLDCFFEYNAITDQWSELVAEFGQFFHATLIKAVPVNCTLYICDLSTYKVYSFCPETCVWKGEGSFECAGFNAGAVGIEDKIYILGGDYAPDEITDEVQVYHSNRSEWEEVTPMPRALTEFHCQTIQFNKYRDPWSSVGQCALEHFETL, encoded by the exons ATTTCATTAGCATCTCAACTTGCAGTGGAATTTCTGTtcctgaaaagaaaatcaactccTTAGTAGCTGAAGATCATGGTCAGCAAATTCTAAATGTACTACAAAGTTTCAGAGAAAATAATATCTTTTTTGACTTTAAAATACTTGTGAAAGATGAAATAATCCCCTGTCATCGTTGTGTACTAGCAGCATGCAGTGACTTTTTCAG AGCCATGTTTGAGGTTAACATGAAAGAAAGAGATGATGGGAATGTTACTATTAGTAATTTATCACCCAAGGCAGTGAAGGCTTTTCTCGATTATGCCTATACAGGAAAAACTGAGATAACAAATGATAATGTGGAAATGTTCTTCCAGTTGTCATCATTTCTTCAAGTTTCACACCTCTCCAAAGCTTGCAGTGACTTTCTAATAGAAAGCATTGATCTTGGGAACTGTTTACAATTGTTGTCTATATCAGAAAGTTATGGTTCTGTTCATTTGTTTGATCATGCACTAGAGTTTGCACAGCACTGCTTTTCCTTGCTACTCAAATCAAGTGATTTCTTGGAGATGAATTTTGAGATATTACAAAAATGTATTGAAGCAGATGAGCTATATGTTCTGGAGGAAGAATCTGTGTTGAAAGCTGTCCTACAGTGGACCAAACATAATTTAGAAACAAGACAGAAGCATCTCCATCACTTGATTAAAAAAGTGAGATTACATCAGTTACCTGAAAAGACACTGAAGGACTTGTTGCATTCTGAAGAATATTTGCTTCAGAGCACTGACTGCTTAGGAATAATCAACGATGCAATTAAAAGTGTACAAAACTCCAGTGGCCTGTTTCCAGATGCTCGTCCTTCAAcaacagaaaaatatatatttgttcaCAAGactgaagaaaatggagaaaacagaCACACATTTTGCTATAACATCAAAACTGATAAATGGAGAGAactgccccacacacacataatttATCTGCCAGGGTCAAGTTTATCTAGttatggagaaaaaatatttataactGGTGGGTGCAAAGGGAACTGCTGTAGGACTGTTAGACTTCATATTGCTGAACCCTTTCATGATGCCACTGACCAGACTTGGTGCTACTGCCCAGTCAGCAATGATTTCTCCGTAGTGTCAGCTATGAAAAAACCAAGGACTATGCACACATCTGTCATGACTCTAAATCAGTTATTTATAATAGGTGGAAAGACTAAAGGAGCTCAAGACATCAGAAGTCTTTTGGATGTGGAATCTTACAATCCTCTCTCCAAAGAATGGAAATCTGTAAGTCCGCTACCAAGAGGCATATACTATCCAGAAGCAAGTGCATGTGAAAATATAATTTATGTCCTTGGTGCTGAAGTAGAGATTACTGATGCCTTTAATCCATCTCTGGATTGTTTCTTTGAGTATAATGCTATAACTGATCAATGGTCTGAGCTTGTAGCAGAGTTTGGGCAGTTTTTTCATGCAACTTTAATCAAAGCTGTTCCAGTGAACTGCACATTGTATATATGTGACCTTTCCACCTACAAGGTTTATAGTTTTTGTCCAGAAACTTGTGTTTGGAAAGGGGAAGGATCTTTTGAATGTGCTGGCTTTAATGCAGGAGCAGTTGGAATAGAAGATAAAATTTACATACTAGGTGGTGATTATGCTCCAGATGAAATTACAGATGAAGTCCAAGTCTACCATAGCAACAGGTCTGAGTGGGAAGAAGTCACACCAATGCCAAGAGCCTTAACTGAGTTTCATTGTCAGACGATTCAGTTTAATAAATACAGAGACCCATGGTCATCTGTAGGGCAGTGTGCTCTGGAGCATTTTGAAACATTGTGA